A stretch of Zootoca vivipara chromosome 13, rZooViv1.1, whole genome shotgun sequence DNA encodes these proteins:
- the GNGT2 gene encoding guanine nucleotide-binding protein G(I)/G(S)/G(O) subunit gamma-T2, which produces MAQDMTEKELLKMELDQLKKEVKLERQMVSKTAKELKDYIESMAGEDPLLKGVPEDKNPFKEKGGCIIS; this is translated from the exons ATGGCCCAGGATATGACTGAGAAAGAGCTCTTAAAGATGGAATTAGACCAGCTGAAAAAGGAAGTGAAGCTTGAAAGACAAATG GTCTCCAAGACAGCAAAAGAACTCAAGGATTATATAGAATCCATGGCTGGAGAAGACCCTCTCTTAAAAGGTGTTCCAGAAGACAAAAACCCATTCAAGGAGAAGGGAGGCTGTATAATAAGCTGA